Proteins from a genomic interval of Zingiber officinale cultivar Zhangliang chromosome 2A, Zo_v1.1, whole genome shotgun sequence:
- the LOC122040292 gene encoding small polypeptide DEVIL 11-like, whose translation MELCAEEKWRVSKKECRSGSRGVGAGEGAYLKPKEEAAAAAVARKQAPATTPRSFSSRCAGLVKEQRARFYIMRRCVTMLICWRDYS comes from the coding sequence ATGGAGCTGTGCGCGGAGGAGAAGTGGAGGGTCTCGAAGAAGGAGTGTCGGAGCGGGAGCAGAGGTGTTGGGGCGGGTGAAGGAGCGTACCTGAAACCGaaggaggaggcggcggcggcggcggtggcgaGGAAGCAGGCGCCGGCGACGACGCCGAGGTCGTTCTCCAGCCGCTGCGCGGGGCTGGTGAAGGAGCAGCGCGCGAGGTTCTACATCATGCGCCGGTGCGTCACAATGCTCATCTGCTGGCGGGACTActcttga
- the LOC122043330 gene encoding ras-related protein Rab2BV-like: protein MAHRVDHEYDYLFKIVLIGDSGVGKSNILSRFTRNEFSLDSKSTIGVEFATKTLQIEAKTVKAQIWDTAGQERYRAITSAYYRGAVGALLVYDITKKQTFDNVQRWLRELRDHADSNIVIMMAGNKSDLTHLRAVSENDGQEFAEKEGLSFLETSALESHNIEKAFQTVLTEIYHIINKKALAAQEAARNSGPPGQGTTIHVVDSSDAGSSKSYCCSS from the exons ATGGCGCACCGAGTCGACCACGAGTACGATTACCTCTTCAAGATCGTCCTCATCGGGGACTCCGGCGTCGGGAAGTCCAACATCCTCTCCAGATTCACCCGCAACGAGTTCTCCTTGGATTCAAAGTCCACCATTGGCGTCGAGTTCGCAACCAAGACCCTTCAG ATAGAAGCCAAGACAGTTAAGGCACAGATTTGGGACACTGCCGGCCAAGAAAGGTACCGTGCCATAACCAGCGCATACTACCGGGGTGCTGTAGGAGCACTTCTCGTCTACGACATAACAAAGAAGCAAACCTTTGACAATGTGCAAAGGTGGCTGCGAGAACTCAGAGATCATGCAGACTCCAACATCGTCATCATGATGGCCGGCAACAAGTCCGACTTAACACACCTGAGAGCTGTTTCTGAAAATGATGGCCAGGAATTCGCCGAAAAGGAGGGGCTCTCTTTCCTCGAGACTTCGGCCCTGGAATCACACAATATTGAGAAGGCATTCCAAACGGTTCTGACTGAGATCTACCACATTATCAACAAGAAGGCCCTCGCAGCACAAGAGGCGGCGAGGAATTCCGGACCCCCTGGGCAGGGCACAACCATACATGTCGTTGATTCTTCAGATGCTGGGAGCTCAAAGAGTTACTGTTGTTCTAGCTAG